The following coding sequences lie in one Populus trichocarpa isolate Nisqually-1 chromosome 14, P.trichocarpa_v4.1, whole genome shotgun sequence genomic window:
- the LOC18104861 gene encoding WUSCHEL-related homeobox 4 has protein sequence MGSMKVHQLARGFWEHEPSLTLGCKRLRPLAPKLANTDHSVTSFDLKSFIRPDSGPRKLASSDEKKDSPQGETHPGGTRWNPTQEQIGILEMLYRGGMRTPNGQQIEDITAQLSRYGKIEGKNVFYWFQNHKARERQKQKRNSLGLSHSPRTPSPITIISLDTRGEVEKDEDSPYKRKCRSWSFECFELEESRSCKEEGDRTLELFPLHPEGR, from the exons ATGGGAAGCATGAAGGTGCATCAGTTGGCACGTGGATTTTGGGAGCACGAACCCTCTCTTACGCTTGGTTGCAAGCGTTTACGCCCTCTTGCTCCCAAGCTGGCCAACACAGATCATAGTGTAACCTCTTTCGATCTCAAGAGCTTCATCAGACCCGATAGCGGTCCTAGAAAGCTTGCCTCCTCTGACGAGAAGAAAGATTCCCCTCAG GGGGAAACGCACCCGGGAGGGACACGGTGGAACCCGACACAAGAGCAGATAGGGATACTAGAGATGTTGTATAGGGGAGGAATGAGAACTCCTAATGGGCAACAAATAGAAGATATCACAGCACAACTAAGCAGATACGGCAAGATTGAAGGGAAGAACGTTTTTTACTGGTTCCAAAACCACAAAGCCCGCGAGAGGCAAAAACAGAAGAGAAACAGCCTTGGTTTAAGCCATAGTCCTAGAACCCCATCTCCCATTACCATTATATCTTTGGATACTAGG GGAGAAGTGGAGAAAGATGAGGATAGTCCATACAAAAGAAAGTGTAGGAGCTGGTCATTTGAATGCTTTGAATTAGAAGAAAGCAGGTCATGTAAAGAGGAGGGAGATAGAACTCTGGAGCTTTTCCCATTGCACCCGGAAGGAAGATGA
- the LOC18104862 gene encoding polyadenylate-binding protein 2 — protein MAQIQLHQSGASVPGPNGVAAGPGAIQFVPTSLYVGDLDFNVTDSQLYDVFNQVGQVVSVRVCRDLSTRRSLGYGYVNYSNPQDAARALDVLNFTPLNNKPIRIMYSHRDPSIRKSGMANIFIKNLDKGIDHKALHDTFSSFGNILSCKVATDASGQSKGYGFVQFDSEEAAQNAIDKLNGMLVNDKQVYVGHFLRKQDRDGALYSIKFNNVFVKNLAESTTDEELKNIFAEHGAITSAVVMRDADGKSKCFGFVNFESADDAAKAVEALNGKKIDGEEWYVGKAQKKSERELELKGRFEQSMKETVDKFQGLNLYIKNLDDSINDEKLKELFSDFGAITSCKVMRDPSGISRGSGFVAFSTPEEASRALAEMNGKMLISKPLYVALAQRKEERRARLQAQFSQMRPVTMAPSVASRMPMYPPGAPGMGQQFLYGQGPPAMMPPQAGFGYQQQLVPGMRPGGAPMPNFFVPLVQQGQQGQRPGGRRGGGPVQQTQQPVPLMQQQMLPRGRVYRYPPGRNMPDVPMPGVAGGMLSVPYDMGGMPIRDAAQPMPITALATALANATPEQQRTMLGESLYPIVDQLEHDSAAKVTGMLLEMDQTEVLHLLESPEALKAKVAEAMEVLRTVAAQQQINNQADQLGSLSLNDNLVS, from the exons atGGCGCAGATTCAGTTGCATCAATCGGGGGCTTCGGTACCGGGACCCAACGGAGTGGCGGCGGGACCTGGAGCGATCCAGTTTGTGCCGACTTCGCTTTATGTTGGTGATCTTGACTTCAACGTGACTGATTCTCAGCTTTACGACGTGTTTAATCAGGTCGGCCAGGTGGTTTCGGTTAGGGTTTGTAGGGATTTGAGTACCAGGCGATCTCTTGGCTATGGTTATGTTAACTATAGCAACCCTCAGGATG CTGCAAGGGCATTGGATGTCTTGAACTTTACTCCACTCAATAACAAGCCTATCAGGATCATGTATTCCCATCGGGACCCAAGTATTCGTAAGAGTGGCATGgcaaatatatttatcaag AACCTGGACAAGGGTATTGATCACAAAGCTTTACACGACACATTTTCTTCATTTGGCAATATTCTTTCTTGCAAAGTTGCTACTGATGCTTCTGGCCAGTCCAAAGGCTATGGTTTTGTACAATTTGACAGCGAGGAGGCTGCACAAAATGcaatagataaattaaatggCATGTTGGTCAATGATAAACAAGTGTATGTTGGACACTTTCTTCGCAAACAGGACAGAGATGGTGCTCTATATAGCATAAAATTCAACAATGTATTTGTGAAAAATCTGGCTGAATCCACAACAGATGAAGAGTTGAAGAATATTTTTGCTGAACATGGAGCAATTACTAGTGCTGTGGTGATGAGGGATGCTGATGGTAAATCAAAATGTTTTGgatttgttaattttgaaagtGCAGATGATGCTGCCAAAGCTGTTGAGGCTCTTAATGGCAAGAAAATCGATGGTGAGGAGTGGTATGTTGGGAAAGCCCAGAAAAAGTCTGAAAGAGAGCTTGAACTGAAAGGGCGATTTGAGCAGAGTATGAAGGAGACTGTTGACAAATTTCAAGGCTTGAATTTGTATATCAAGAATCTAGATGATAGCATCAATGATGAAAAACTCAAGGAATTGTTCTCTGACTTTGGTGCTATTACTTCGTGCAAG GTCATGCGTGACCCTAGTGGTATTAGCAGAGGTTCTGGATTTGTTGCCTTCTCAACTCCTGAAGAAGCATCTCGAGCT CTTGCtgagatgaatggaaaaatgTTGATCAGCAAACCCCTGTATGTTGCCCTTGCTCAACGGAAGGAAGAGAGAAGAGCAAGACTTCAG GCACAATTTTCTCAAATGAGGCCAGTTACCATGGCACCTTCAGTTGCTTCTCGTATGCCAATGTATCCTCCTGGTGCTCCAGGTATGGGACAACAATTTCTGTATGGGCAAGGACCTCCAGCCATGATGCCTCCCCAG GCTGGATTTGGCTACCAACAGCAACTTGTCCCTGGAATGAGGCCTGGTGGTGCCCCAATGCCAAATTTCTTTGTTCCTCTGGTTCAGCAGGGTCAGCAAGGCCAGCGACCTGGAGGGCGACGTGGGGGTGGTCCTGTTCAACAGACCCAGCAGCCAGTCCCTCTCATGCAGCAACAG ATGCTTCCGAGGGGACGCGTGTATCGTTACCCACCAGGTCGCAACATGCCAGATGTACCAATGCCAGGTGTTGCTGGAGGCATGCTTTCTGTTCCTTATGACATGGGCGGCATGCCAATACGTGATGCCGCACAACCCATGCCCATTACTGCTTTAGCTACTGCCCTGGCAAATGCAACACCTGAACAGCAGAGGACG ATGCTGGGTGAAAGTCTATACCCCATAGTGGATCAGCTTGAGCATGATTCAGCAGCCAAGGTTACAGGCATGCTTCTGGAGATGGATCAAACTGAGGTGTTGCACCTTCTTGAGTCACCAGAGGCTTTGAAGGCAAAAGTGGCAGAAGCTATGGAGGTCCTTAGGACTGTAGCTGCTCAGCAGCAGATCAACAATCAAGCGGATCAGCTTGGGTCGCTGTCTCTGAATGACAATCTTGTCTCTTAA